The sequence GTTATTGATTCTTCTTTTTCATATCTTGATGAATTTAAAGATTCTTCAGGAAAATACAGAATATTTATAGATAGCAGTTTTCCTACTGATCCTGAAGAAAAAAAATCTGATTCTTATACACATGGTGAGTTGGTATCTCTTCTTATAGGAGGAAACAAAACTGGTGTTACTGATGGTGTAAAAATTTATGCTATTCCTTCTTTTTTAGCCTACAGTGATCAAATAAAAGTACAAGGAAGTATGTATCAAAAGATGTATCAAGCAGGAGTAAGAATATTCAGCCAATCCTTTGGAAGCCCAACTAATGATTTGACTTTTGAAAAATTTCCTGCCTCTAGTTCTCTAGTTAATTTTTATGTAAACAGATCAGCTACTGACAGTTTATTCATTTTTGCTGCAGGAAACAATGGAAAAAATAATCCTGCTGCAGAAGCTTTTTTCCCTAAGCTTTATCCTAGAGCTGAAAAAGGTTGGATTTCTGTTGTGGGAATAAATCCTAAAACAGGATTGATAGACCCTGAATCTAACAGAGCAGGAGATGCAA comes from Fusobacterium sp. and encodes:
- a CDS encoding S8 family serine peptidase; its protein translation is MDTQNKHWKIIALFSLCLFLSSCGGSGGGGGSSSSNNNNNITIPPQNITMDFKQSDTIIGVIDSSFSYLDEFKDSSGKYRIFIDSSFPTDPEEKKSDSYTHGELVSLLIGGNKTGVTDGVKIYAIPSFLAYSDQIKVQGSMYQKMYQAGVRIFSQSFGSPTNDLTFEKFPASSSLVNFYVNRSATDSLFIFAAGNNGKNNPAAEAFFPKLYPRAEKGWISVVGINPKTGLIDPESNRAGDAKNWTIAANYAVTVHNVTAYGTSFAAPVVAGAAGAIQIKYPWMSRDLIKQSLLTTATDLGDPGVDSTYGWGYLNLGKALK